In Herbaspirillum sp. WKF16, one genomic interval encodes:
- a CDS encoding porin, whose protein sequence is MKKSVLTLTVLGAFAGTAQAQSSVIIYGIIDTGVVYTSKAVNATGTGSKFSINSGVIQGSRIGFKGVEDLGGGLSAVFNLETGFKNDTGALDDSKTSNTLFRRKSVVGLAGGFGTVLLGRQTDFADTISSMTSVADFSGFTGAVGHNLDRLEGTRSNNSISYTTNNLNGFTGNLIYGFGEQAGQTSAGQAFGAGAKYENGPLGLGINYYQSKQGSTPSDTSLLVGSTGLGDTTAAGKSAAKVLNVVGSYQFGPARVYANYSRVKQDLNIGTPATLAAATLATARKADVYEIGTAYSITPSLKLLGAVTQTRADFNSSSKGKLTQISLGADYWLSKRTDLYALLANMRATSMANAGVLGDTTGSDASQTVVALGIRHKF, encoded by the coding sequence ATGAAAAAATCTGTGCTCACACTGACCGTCCTCGGCGCATTCGCCGGCACTGCCCAAGCGCAAAGCTCCGTCATCATCTATGGCATCATCGACACTGGCGTCGTCTACACCAGCAAGGCCGTCAACGCAACCGGCACCGGCAGCAAGTTCAGCATAAACTCCGGCGTGATCCAGGGTTCCCGCATCGGCTTCAAGGGCGTGGAAGACCTGGGCGGCGGCCTGAGTGCGGTGTTCAACCTGGAGACCGGCTTCAAGAACGACACCGGCGCGCTGGATGATTCCAAGACCAGCAACACCCTGTTCCGCCGCAAGTCGGTGGTCGGCTTGGCCGGTGGCTTCGGCACCGTGCTGCTGGGCCGCCAAACCGACTTCGCAGACACCATCTCTTCCATGACTTCCGTGGCCGACTTCAGCGGTTTCACCGGCGCCGTAGGCCACAACCTGGATCGCCTGGAAGGCACCCGTTCCAACAATTCCATTTCCTATACCACCAACAACCTGAACGGCTTCACCGGCAACCTGATCTACGGTTTCGGCGAACAAGCCGGCCAGACCTCCGCCGGCCAGGCCTTCGGCGCGGGCGCGAAGTATGAAAACGGTCCGCTGGGCCTGGGCATCAACTACTATCAGTCCAAACAGGGTTCGACCCCGTCCGACACCTCGCTGCTGGTGGGCTCCACCGGCTTGGGCGACACCACTGCCGCCGGCAAGAGCGCGGCCAAGGTTCTGAACGTGGTCGGCAGCTACCAGTTCGGCCCGGCCCGCGTATACGCCAACTACTCGCGCGTCAAGCAAGACCTGAACATCGGCACTCCGGCGACCCTGGCCGCCGCGACTCTGGCGACGGCCCGCAAGGCAGATGTGTACGAGATCGGCACCGCCTACTCGATCACTCCCAGCCTGAAGCTGCTGGGCGCAGTCACCCAAACCCGTGCCGATTTCAACAGCTCGTCCAAGGGCAAGTTGACGCAGATCAGCCTGGGTGCCGACTACTGGCTGTCCAAGCGTACCGACCTGTACGCGCTGCTGGCGAACATGCGTGCCACGAGCATGGCCAACGCGGGCGTGCTCGGCGACACCACCGGCAGCGATGCCAGCCAGACTGTCGTGGCTCTGGGTATCCGTCACAAGTTCTGA
- a CDS encoding 2-hydroxychromene-2-carboxylate isomerase, whose protein sequence is MSAPVIEFWFDFGSSYSYLSAMRIEEAAAGAGVAVQWKPFLLGPVFQALGWSTSPFVLQKEKGDYAWIDLRRQCRKYGLPWRQPSVFPRAAVPPTRVALANAQLPWVGEFCRRVMQRNFVDDRDIATPEVTLAVLREMGLPAHALWAEAQSEEWRARLRAQTAAARWRGIFGAPTFFVGREMFWGDDRLDDALAHCRALR, encoded by the coding sequence ATGAGTGCGCCGGTCATCGAGTTCTGGTTCGACTTCGGCAGCAGCTACAGCTACCTCAGCGCGATGCGCATCGAGGAAGCCGCCGCCGGGGCGGGCGTGGCCGTGCAGTGGAAGCCCTTCCTGCTGGGGCCGGTGTTCCAGGCGCTGGGCTGGAGCACGTCGCCGTTCGTGCTGCAAAAGGAGAAGGGCGACTACGCCTGGATCGACCTGCGCCGCCAGTGCCGCAAATACGGCCTGCCCTGGCGCCAGCCCAGCGTCTTCCCGCGCGCGGCGGTGCCGCCCACGCGGGTGGCGCTGGCCAATGCGCAGCTGCCGTGGGTGGGGGAGTTCTGTCGCCGCGTGATGCAGAGGAATTTCGTCGATGACCGCGATATCGCCACGCCAGAGGTTACGCTCGCCGTGCTGCGCGAGATGGGCCTGCCTGCGCACGCGCTGTGGGCCGAGGCCCAGTCCGAGGAATGGCGCGCCAGGTTGCGCGCGCAGACGGCGGCGGCGCGCTGGCGCGGCATCTTCGGGGCGCCGACCTTCTTCGTCGGGCGCGAGATGTTCTGGGGTGACGACCGCCTGGACGACGCGCTGGCGCATTGCCGCGCCTTGCGTTAG
- a CDS encoding biliverdin-producing heme oxygenase has translation MNTVIERPALLSARLKHETATLHEQMHALMERARPFADRAHYARFVAAQYHFQRDVEHLFDDPAIQAAVPDLQVRGREAAALADLADLGAAPGEEALASRGVAMPAALGWLYVSEGSTLGAAFLLKEAKDKLGLTETFGARNLAAYPEGRALVWRRFVGFLDRPALAPAEHDAVLAGAAAAFGRFGDLLKRHFALD, from the coding sequence ATGAATACCGTTATCGAACGCCCCGCCCTGCTTTCCGCGCGCCTCAAGCACGAGACCGCGACGCTGCATGAACAGATGCACGCGCTCATGGAGCGCGCGCGGCCCTTCGCCGATCGCGCGCACTACGCGCGCTTCGTGGCCGCGCAGTACCACTTCCAGCGCGACGTCGAACACCTGTTCGACGATCCCGCCATCCAGGCCGCCGTGCCCGACCTCCAGGTGCGCGGGCGCGAGGCCGCGGCGCTGGCCGACCTGGCGGACCTGGGGGCGGCGCCCGGCGAGGAAGCGCTCGCCAGCCGAGGCGTGGCCATGCCGGCGGCGCTTGGGTGGCTGTATGTATCGGAAGGTTCGACGCTGGGCGCGGCCTTCCTGCTCAAGGAGGCCAAGGACAAGCTGGGCCTGACGGAGACCTTCGGCGCGCGCAACCTGGCGGCCTATCCGGAAGGGCGCGCCCTGGTCTGGCGCCGCTTCGTCGGTTTCCTCGACCGCCCCGCGCTGGCGCCGGCCGAACACGATGCCGTGCTGGCCGGCGCGGCGGCCGCCTTCGGGCGCTTCGGCGACTTGCTCAAGCGGCATTTCGCGCTGGATTGA
- a CDS encoding LysR substrate-binding domain-containing protein, whose protein sequence is MSLPLLKLPSLDLLRGFVAAGRRMSITLAAQDLCLTQSAVSRQIHALEEFIGLRLLVRGHRAISFTPEGERLFRSADAVLQQLQDVLGELRATQAARPVTVTASIGVTGLWLLPRLSGLRQRLPGIDVRVAASDSVADLRHEGIDLAIRYTTPAGVPAGARRLFGESVAPVAHPLLLDGARTLPADAPLLEFDHPSPWLKWEQWEPWQSQQAHPGDGGGKRGMLRFNQYDMVIRAALAGQGVALGRIELIRPLLESGQLVVLTEPRAQAPDGHAYWLIQAEAEPRREVLQVAEWICGEAAAGG, encoded by the coding sequence ATGTCACTCCCCCTGCTCAAACTCCCCTCCCTGGACCTGCTGCGCGGCTTCGTCGCCGCCGGACGCCGCATGAGCATTACCCTGGCGGCGCAGGACCTGTGCCTGACGCAATCCGCAGTGAGCCGACAAATCCATGCGCTGGAGGAATTCATCGGCCTGCGCCTGCTGGTGCGCGGCCACCGCGCGATCTCCTTCACACCCGAGGGCGAGCGGCTGTTTCGCAGCGCCGACGCGGTGCTGCAACAGTTGCAGGATGTGCTGGGGGAGTTGCGCGCCACCCAGGCCGCGCGACCGGTCACGGTCACCGCCAGCATCGGCGTGACCGGACTATGGCTGCTGCCGCGCCTGTCCGGCCTGCGGCAGCGCCTGCCCGGCATCGATGTCCGGGTGGCGGCCAGCGACAGCGTGGCCGACCTGCGCCATGAGGGCATCGACCTGGCGATCCGCTACACCACGCCCGCCGGCGTGCCGGCCGGGGCGCGCCGGCTGTTCGGCGAATCGGTGGCGCCGGTGGCGCATCCCCTGCTGCTGGACGGCGCGCGCACCCTGCCGGCGGACGCGCCGCTGCTGGAGTTCGACCATCCCAGCCCCTGGCTGAAATGGGAGCAATGGGAACCATGGCAGTCGCAGCAAGCGCATCCGGGGGACGGCGGCGGCAAGCGCGGCATGCTGCGCTTCAACCAGTACGACATGGTGATCCGCGCGGCGCTGGCCGGCCAGGGCGTGGCGCTGGGGCGCATCGAACTGATCCGGCCCCTGCTGGAAAGCGGCCAGTTGGTCGTGCTGACCGAGCCGCGCGCGCAGGCGCCGGACGGCCATGCCTACTGGCTGATCCAGGCCGAGGCCGAACCGCGACGCGAGGTGCTGCAGGTGGCCGAATGGATCTGCGGCGAGGCGGCCGCCGGCGGCTAA
- a CDS encoding response regulator, with protein sequence MTRKILIVDDDQKTRTLLKAYLEKNQYEVRLAHDGAAFLAEFTRFADELSLVILDVMLPDTDGFALCKTVRRKSNVPIIMLTASSDETDRVVGLELGADDYIAKPYSPRELLARIKAIHRRIGIDSANAPRYYRFVGFTLDTVERTLLDSAGGVVSLTGMDYQLLKYFVEHPGDVLDRNVLCEETRGRDAGPLDRSLDVQISKLRLRLNDGGRQPHLIKTVRGAGYVFSADVSAAAA encoded by the coding sequence ATGACACGCAAGATATTGATTGTCGACGACGACCAGAAGACCCGCACGCTGCTGAAGGCCTATCTGGAAAAGAACCAGTACGAGGTGCGTCTGGCGCACGACGGCGCGGCCTTCCTGGCCGAGTTCACGCGCTTTGCCGATGAGCTCTCGCTGGTGATCCTGGACGTGATGTTGCCCGACACCGACGGCTTCGCGCTGTGCAAGACGGTACGGCGCAAGTCGAACGTGCCCATCATCATGCTCACCGCCAGCTCAGACGAGACCGACCGCGTGGTCGGCCTGGAGCTGGGCGCCGACGACTACATCGCCAAGCCCTACAGCCCGCGTGAACTGCTGGCGCGCATCAAGGCGATCCACCGCCGCATCGGCATCGACAGCGCCAACGCGCCGCGCTACTACCGCTTCGTCGGCTTCACGCTCGACACGGTCGAGCGCACCCTGCTCGACAGCGCCGGCGGCGTGGTGTCGCTGACCGGCATGGATTACCAGCTGCTGAAATACTTCGTCGAGCATCCCGGCGACGTGCTGGACCGCAATGTGCTGTGCGAGGAGACCCGCGGACGCGACGCCGGCCCGCTGGACCGCTCGCTGGACGTGCAGATCAGCAAGCTGCGCCTGCGCCTGAACGACGGCGGCCGCCAGCCGCACCTGATCAAGACCGTGCGCGGGGCCGGCTACGTGTTCTCGGCCGACGTCAGCGCCGCGGCCGCCTGA
- a CDS encoding CmcJ/NvfI family oxidoreductase, which yields MSSSAIVRAPRHAAAGVTAALSYLAADAREPVSYAFQPPPGQPWESAAYESRACFIADARGTSGHSLDGNGFLLVDAPTAVRDFGDEEEIVSTYYEEAIALALQATGGTHAYVFDHLVRRREAGRTPLGFGRKEPGGPPAANGRIHNDYTEQSGRRRLALVLSASDLMPFVQHFSIINIWRSIKGPVQDTPLAVCDARSVRREELVRGEVRYPRRTGEIYQLHHGAHHRWSYFSWMDRHEALLFKQYDSRTEGVARFTPHAAFDLPEIPAGAPLRESIELRCLVVHA from the coding sequence ATGTCGTCATCCGCAATAGTCCGCGCCCCGCGTCACGCGGCCGCCGGCGTCACCGCCGCATTGAGCTACCTCGCCGCCGACGCGCGCGAACCCGTCAGCTACGCTTTCCAGCCGCCGCCGGGACAACCCTGGGAAAGCGCGGCCTACGAGTCGCGCGCCTGCTTCATCGCCGATGCGCGCGGGACAAGCGGCCACTCGCTGGATGGCAACGGTTTCCTGCTGGTCGATGCGCCGACGGCGGTGCGCGACTTTGGCGACGAAGAGGAGATCGTCTCGACCTACTACGAGGAGGCCATCGCGCTGGCCCTGCAGGCCACCGGCGGCACGCACGCCTATGTGTTCGACCACCTGGTGCGGCGACGCGAGGCCGGCCGCACGCCGCTCGGCTTCGGCCGCAAGGAGCCGGGCGGCCCGCCGGCGGCCAACGGCCGCATCCACAACGACTACACCGAGCAGTCGGGACGGCGCCGGCTGGCGCTTGTGTTGAGCGCGTCCGACCTGATGCCGTTCGTGCAGCATTTCTCCATCATCAACATCTGGCGCTCCATCAAGGGGCCGGTGCAGGATACGCCGCTGGCCGTGTGCGACGCGCGCAGCGTGCGCCGCGAGGAACTGGTGCGCGGCGAGGTGCGCTATCCCCGGCGCACCGGCGAGATCTACCAGCTGCATCACGGGGCGCATCACCGGTGGTCGTATTTTTCGTGGATGGACCGACACGAGGCCCTGCTGTTCAAGCAGTACGATTCACGCACCGAGGGGGTGGCGCGCTTCACCCCGCATGCCGCTTTCGACCTGCCTGAGATTCCGGCCGGGGCGCCGCTGCGCGAGAGCATCGAACTGCGCTGCCTGGTGGTGCACGCATGA
- a CDS encoding YbaN family protein, with product MDTRVPGEPPKAEPPVRARLAPARTRWLWLALAYASLGMGIVAIFIPGIPTTEFILLSAWAAGRGSPRLQRWLEAHPMFGPMIHNWRNGRVVARRAKISASLMMSLCLVIMLFTVRHRWVIVLAALGMAAGAAWMWSRPDRVEDSKPGEGAEK from the coding sequence ATGGATACCCGCGTTCCAGGCGAGCCTCCCAAGGCCGAGCCGCCAGTCCGGGCGCGGCTGGCGCCGGCGCGCACCCGCTGGCTGTGGCTGGCGCTGGCCTACGCCAGCCTGGGCATGGGCATCGTCGCCATCTTCATCCCCGGCATCCCGACCACCGAATTCATCCTGCTCTCGGCCTGGGCCGCCGGCCGCGGCTCGCCCCGCCTGCAGCGCTGGCTGGAAGCCCACCCGATGTTCGGCCCGATGATCCACAACTGGCGCAACGGCCGCGTGGTGGCGCGACGCGCCAAGATCAGCGCCTCACTGATGATGAGCCTGTGCCTGGTAATCATGCTGTTCACCGTCCGGCACCGCTGGGTGATCGTACTGGCCGCGCTGGGCATGGCCGCCGGCGCGGCGTGGATGTGGTCGCGGCCGGATCGGGTGGAGGACAGCAAACCCGGAGAAGGCGCTGAGAAGTAA
- the mgrA gene encoding L-glyceraldehyde 3-phosphate reductase, which translates to MTYIADPSRYDGQMPYRRTGRSGLLLPAVSLGLWQNFGGVDNFETGRAVLRRAFDRGVTHFDLANNYGPPAGSAEENFGRWLAKDFAPYRDELVISSKAGWQMWPGPYGGPSGARKHLIASCEQSLRRMGLDYVDIFYSHRVDADTPLEETMGALAHLHRQGKALYVGISSYSPELTRRAAAILKSEGVPLLIHQPNYSMLNRSIEGGLLPALEELGVGCIGFSPLAQGLLTSKYLDGVPEGARVTRAPSLPQRMLSPENLARIRALNEVANKRGQTLAQMAIAWVLRDARVTSALIGARTIEQLDDSLDALKKLDFTAEELKQIDSHATDGDVDLWKVSSSIT; encoded by the coding sequence ATGACCTATATCGCCGATCCGTCCCGCTACGATGGCCAGATGCCGTACCGCCGCACCGGCAGGAGCGGTCTGCTGCTGCCGGCCGTCTCGCTGGGACTGTGGCAGAACTTCGGCGGCGTCGACAATTTCGAGACCGGCCGCGCCGTGCTGCGCCGCGCCTTCGATCGCGGCGTCACCCACTTCGACCTGGCCAACAACTACGGTCCGCCGGCCGGCTCGGCCGAAGAGAATTTCGGCCGCTGGCTGGCCAAGGATTTTGCCCCGTATCGCGACGAGCTGGTGATCTCCAGCAAGGCCGGCTGGCAGATGTGGCCGGGGCCCTACGGCGGCCCCAGCGGCGCGCGCAAGCACCTGATCGCCAGCTGCGAGCAGAGCCTGCGTCGCATGGGCCTGGACTACGTCGACATCTTCTACTCGCACCGCGTCGACGCCGACACGCCGCTGGAAGAGACCATGGGCGCGCTGGCCCACCTGCACCGCCAGGGCAAGGCGCTGTATGTCGGCATCTCGTCCTACTCGCCGGAGCTCACCCGCCGCGCCGCGGCCATCCTCAAGAGCGAAGGCGTGCCGCTGCTGATCCACCAGCCCAACTACTCGATGCTCAACCGCAGCATCGAAGGAGGCCTGCTGCCGGCGCTGGAAGAACTGGGCGTGGGCTGCATCGGCTTCTCGCCGCTGGCGCAGGGGCTGCTGACCTCGAAGTACCTGGACGGCGTTCCCGAAGGCGCGCGCGTGACCCGCGCGCCTTCGCTGCCGCAGCGCATGCTGTCGCCGGAAAACCTGGCGCGCATCCGCGCCTTGAACGAAGTGGCAAACAAGCGCGGCCAGACCCTGGCCCAGATGGCGATCGCCTGGGTGCTGCGCGATGCGCGCGTGACCTCGGCGCTGATCGGCGCGCGCACCATCGAGCAGCTGGACGATTCGCTGGACGCGCTCAAGAAGCTGGACTTTACCGCCGAAGAGTTGAAGCAGATCGACAGCCACGCCACCGATGGCGACGTCGATTTGTGGAAGGTGTCGTCGTCAATCACCTGA
- a CDS encoding porin translates to MKKTAFALAALGLIASTAAQAQSSVTIYGLIDTGVTYMSNVKKAGVNENGSRFGVDSGTASSSRIGFRGTEDLGGGLKAIFVLENGFNGDNGGMNSAGVIFDRKSVVGLSGSFGTVTVGRQADYLDDIGSKYTSAQTFGSNGQKGAHANNIDRTSTGRNDNSVRFDTANLSGFTGSLYYAFGEVAGQTSAGQGFGIGGNYANGPFGIGAAYFQTKLSAAQTTPPAAAGDTNLKTFTIGSSYQFGPAKLYGAWSQGKRPTAANQATRLSSVGAARKANIFDIGVDYTLNQNLHLLGSVIHSRMDFNRAANSTFSGKGKTTQFNLGVDYFLSKRTDVYAMWSNLRAQDVVNPGVINNAADFGAYDDSTQNVLRVGLRHKF, encoded by the coding sequence ATGAAAAAGACAGCATTTGCATTGGCCGCTCTCGGGCTGATCGCCTCGACCGCCGCGCAAGCGCAAAGCAGCGTCACCATCTACGGTCTCATCGACACCGGCGTGACCTACATGTCCAACGTCAAAAAGGCCGGCGTGAACGAAAACGGATCGCGCTTCGGCGTCGATTCGGGCACCGCGTCGAGCTCGCGCATCGGCTTTCGCGGCACGGAAGACCTGGGCGGCGGCCTGAAGGCGATCTTCGTGCTGGAGAACGGCTTCAACGGCGACAACGGCGGCATGAACTCGGCCGGCGTGATCTTCGACCGCAAGTCGGTGGTCGGCCTGTCCGGTTCCTTCGGCACCGTGACCGTCGGCCGCCAGGCGGACTACCTGGATGACATCGGCTCCAAGTACACCTCGGCGCAGACCTTCGGCTCCAACGGCCAGAAGGGCGCGCACGCCAACAACATCGACCGCACCTCCACCGGCCGCAACGACAACTCGGTGCGCTTCGACACCGCCAACCTGAGCGGCTTCACCGGTAGCCTGTACTACGCGTTCGGCGAAGTCGCCGGCCAGACCTCCGCCGGCCAGGGCTTCGGCATCGGCGGCAACTATGCCAACGGCCCGTTCGGCATCGGCGCGGCGTATTTCCAGACCAAGCTGTCTGCGGCGCAGACCACGCCGCCGGCCGCCGCCGGCGACACCAACCTGAAGACCTTCACCATCGGCTCCAGCTATCAGTTCGGCCCGGCCAAGCTGTACGGCGCATGGTCGCAAGGCAAGCGCCCGACCGCCGCCAACCAGGCAACCCGCCTGTCGTCGGTGGGCGCCGCGCGCAAGGCCAACATCTTCGACATCGGCGTGGACTATACGCTGAACCAGAACCTGCACCTGCTGGGCAGCGTGATCCACAGCCGCATGGACTTCAACCGCGCCGCCAACAGCACCTTCTCCGGCAAGGGCAAGACCACCCAGTTCAACCTGGGCGTGGATTACTTCCTGTCCAAGCGCACCGACGTGTACGCGATGTGGAGCAACCTGCGCGCGCAGGACGTGGTCAACCCGGGCGTGATCAACAACGCCGCCGATTTCGGCGCGTATGACGATTCGACCCAGAACGTGTTGCGCGTGGGCCTGCGTCACAAGTTCTGA
- a CDS encoding ATP-binding protein — protein MNDATPAAAAEPVAAFPASARPATLRGRLGALLDWMLPNSLLGRLSVVMIFGVLVTQVAGGLIWAAQLRSKSEAETRVAAQHLAHSASVAIRYFLSLPANYRPLMIQQLREMGGTRFFINANSSVVPVTPIGDNPLAAVAIDVAAQTLRDDLPFMPEARLDFAWPDNLQVSSDGLKVGDLPDNWVQHILLTKPNSAPVLVIQMQVENGRWLYLAALMPNPYFLDSGNPLWLDRLVLQGLSLAAILLLTILVVRWTTRPLAALADAAEAFGKGETVPQLPGTGSREYVKTARAFSGMRERIKRYLEDRERLFVSISHDLRTPITRLKLRTELMDDDDMRTEFHDDLDELDMMVKGALQSVKDSDIHENRTEVRLDALVTRMIRDAKMAGHEIAFTPSGVNVHAKPLALKRAIGNLFDNALFYGQKVEIAIRPSQGIGGELVEIEIRDHGPGVPEDAMGTLFQPYVRLEHGRARNSGGMGLGLGISRNIVQAHGGELLLRNHPEGGLVATIVLPAR, from the coding sequence ATGAACGACGCCACCCCGGCGGCAGCGGCCGAGCCCGTTGCCGCCTTCCCCGCATCGGCGCGGCCGGCCACGCTGCGCGGCCGGCTGGGCGCATTGCTGGACTGGATGTTGCCCAACTCGTTGCTGGGCCGCCTGTCGGTGGTGATGATCTTCGGCGTGTTGGTGACCCAGGTGGCCGGCGGCCTGATCTGGGCCGCGCAGCTGCGCAGCAAGTCCGAGGCCGAAACCCGGGTCGCGGCGCAGCACCTGGCGCACAGCGCCTCGGTGGCGATCCGCTACTTCCTGAGCCTGCCCGCCAACTACCGGCCGCTGATGATCCAGCAACTGCGCGAGATGGGCGGCACGCGCTTCTTCATCAACGCCAACAGTTCGGTGGTGCCGGTCACGCCCATCGGCGACAACCCGCTGGCGGCGGTAGCCATCGACGTCGCCGCCCAGACCTTGCGCGACGATCTCCCCTTCATGCCCGAGGCCAGGCTGGACTTCGCCTGGCCCGACAACCTGCAGGTCTCCAGCGACGGCCTCAAGGTCGGCGACCTGCCCGACAACTGGGTGCAGCACATCCTGCTGACCAAGCCCAATTCGGCGCCGGTGCTGGTGATCCAGATGCAGGTGGAGAACGGGCGCTGGCTGTACCTGGCCGCGTTGATGCCCAATCCCTACTTCCTCGACAGCGGCAACCCGCTGTGGCTGGACCGGCTGGTGCTGCAAGGCCTGTCGCTGGCGGCGATCCTGTTGCTGACCATCCTGGTGGTGCGCTGGACCACGCGTCCGCTGGCCGCGCTGGCCGACGCCGCCGAAGCCTTCGGCAAGGGCGAGACCGTGCCCCAGCTGCCCGGCACCGGCAGCCGCGAATACGTCAAGACGGCGCGCGCCTTCTCCGGCATGCGCGAGCGCATAAAGCGCTACCTGGAAGACCGCGAGCGGCTGTTCGTCTCGATCTCGCACGACCTGCGCACGCCCATCACGCGTCTGAAGCTGCGCACCGAGCTGATGGACGACGACGACATGCGCACCGAATTCCACGACGACCTCGACGAGCTCGACATGATGGTCAAGGGCGCGCTGCAATCGGTGAAGGACAGCGACATCCACGAAAACCGCACCGAGGTGCGGCTGGACGCGCTGGTGACGCGCATGATCCGCGACGCCAAGATGGCCGGCCACGAGATCGCGTTCACCCCTTCCGGCGTGAACGTGCACGCCAAGCCGCTGGCCCTGAAGCGCGCCATCGGCAACCTGTTCGATAACGCGTTGTTCTATGGCCAGAAGGTCGAGATCGCGATCCGGCCTTCGCAAGGCATCGGCGGGGAGCTGGTCGAGATCGAGATCCGCGACCACGGCCCGGGCGTGCCGGAAGACGCCATGGGCACCCTGTTCCAGCCCTATGTGCGGCTGGAGCACGGGCGCGCCCGCAACAGCGGCGGCATGGGCCTGGGCCTGGGCATCTCGCGCAACATCGTGCAGGCGCACGGCGGCGAACTGCTGCTGCGCAATCATCCGGAGGGTGGCCTGGTGGCCACCATCGTGCTGCCGGCGCGCTGA